One stretch of Planctomycetota bacterium DNA includes these proteins:
- a CDS encoding molybdopterin-dependent oxidoreductase, whose amino-acid sequence MKTITLNVNGVNHEVSISSSDILQDVLRDKLGLTGTKKGCELGVCGACTVIIDGKTAASCLILAERCQGKKIETIEGLKKEGKLHPVQKSFVEHGAIQCGYCTPGMVVSAKALIDENPKPTKEDVKEALSGNLCRCTGYKRIIEAVQDYARFKDAEAKVDHPEDLDKFQTVGKSIPRVDGYDKVTGKAKYTGDFKFPGMLYGKILKSPVAHAIIKKIDTSRAKALPGVYAVITGDDIPDVMTGVSPARYDKYFLAKGKVRYVGDEVAAVAAETEAIAEQALALIKVEYKELPAVFNPADAIKEGAVQLHEKSANNINTRVDHHFGDVEKGFAEADYVREETFIGNHVYQSPMEPHASIAMLEGDGSIILYSSTQVPHYLNYQVARVFGKPLGSFRIMRPHVGGGFGGKAEASTADYVSIQLTMKTGRPVAITYSREEMFLYFRGRHKQHMTFKIGVKKNGKITAVSSKIYLDGGAYTSFGIVSAYYAGSMVPTLYHIPNYKYDGYRMYTNKAPCGAMRGHGCPQPRFAFESLLSMIAEDLKIDPITIREVNAMDPNTRTVNDLDIRSCEFKATLKSVREKSDWENKYKKLSPGKGIGIGCGGFVSGAGYPIYRSKFPHSNAIVRIIEDGSVAILEISAAEIGQGSETVLTQMCAEALGIPPALVRIKSWNSDIGPIDLGAYSSRITLMGGNAVSRAGQDVVKKIMPYAAKVLGVSESELVAENGVIRHKQNKDKFMPWSEAARAYFSEKGPLVGTGCYAPPEGLGGKYKGAAVGTSPAYSFGSSVCELTVDLETGKVKIDKFTDYHDCGTPVNPMAVHGQVEGAIVMGAGEVLMEDTVYDSKGEIVNPNLHEYLLMTIKDAPEIFSGIVDSYEPEGPFGAKEIGEGSTLPVLGAVAHAIANATGVWMKELPITPEKIVRALQEKNAGDKNICKKCD is encoded by the coding sequence ATGAAAACAATTACATTAAACGTCAATGGTGTTAACCACGAAGTTAGTATTTCTTCTTCGGATATCCTGCAGGATGTCCTGCGGGATAAGCTGGGCCTGACCGGCACGAAAAAGGGATGCGAGCTCGGCGTCTGCGGTGCCTGCACGGTTATCATAGACGGCAAGACCGCGGCGAGCTGTCTTATCCTTGCCGAAAGATGCCAGGGGAAAAAGATTGAGACCATTGAAGGCTTGAAGAAAGAAGGCAAACTTCATCCGGTCCAGAAATCATTTGTCGAGCACGGGGCTATCCAGTGCGGTTACTGCACTCCGGGCATGGTCGTGAGCGCCAAAGCCCTGATTGATGAAAATCCCAAGCCGACCAAGGAGGATGTCAAGGAAGCGCTTTCCGGCAATCTTTGCCGTTGTACCGGATATAAAAGAATCATAGAGGCAGTCCAGGATTACGCCCGTTTTAAGGATGCTGAGGCGAAAGTGGACCATCCCGAAGACTTGGATAAATTCCAGACCGTTGGCAAGAGTATTCCCAGAGTTGATGGCTATGACAAGGTAACCGGCAAAGCTAAATACACCGGCGACTTCAAATTTCCCGGTATGTTATACGGAAAAATTCTTAAGAGCCCGGTTGCTCACGCCATTATCAAGAAGATTGATACCAGCCGCGCCAAGGCTCTGCCCGGAGTTTATGCAGTCATTACCGGTGACGATATTCCCGATGTCATGACCGGAGTTTCTCCGGCTCGTTACGATAAATATTTCCTTGCCAAAGGTAAAGTCCGCTATGTCGGTGATGAAGTAGCGGCAGTAGCGGCAGAGACCGAGGCAATTGCCGAACAGGCTCTGGCGCTCATCAAGGTGGAATACAAGGAATTACCCGCGGTATTTAATCCGGCTGACGCCATAAAAGAAGGCGCGGTTCAACTGCATGAGAAATCCGCCAATAACATCAATACCCGCGTCGACCACCATTTCGGTGATGTGGAAAAAGGGTTTGCGGAAGCGGATTACGTCCGGGAAGAAACATTTATCGGCAACCATGTTTACCAATCACCCATGGAACCGCATGCCTCGATTGCGATGCTTGAAGGTGATGGCTCGATTATCCTTTATTCATCCACTCAGGTGCCGCACTATCTTAATTATCAGGTAGCGCGGGTATTCGGCAAGCCGCTCGGCTCATTCAGGATTATGCGTCCGCATGTAGGCGGCGGATTCGGCGGCAAAGCCGAGGCTTCCACAGCTGATTATGTTTCCATACAGCTTACCATGAAGACCGGACGACCTGTCGCGATTACATATAGCCGGGAAGAAATGTTCCTGTATTTCCGCGGACGCCACAAACAGCACATGACATTTAAAATCGGAGTAAAGAAGAACGGCAAAATCACAGCCGTGAGCAGTAAGATTTATCTGGATGGCGGCGCTTATACCTCGTTCGGCATTGTCAGCGCTTATTATGCCGGCTCGATGGTGCCGACCCTTTACCATATCCCGAATTATAAATACGACGGCTACCGGATGTATACCAATAAAGCGCCTTGCGGGGCAATGAGAGGGCACGGATGCCCACAGCCGAGATTCGCGTTCGAATCGCTTCTGAGTATGATTGCGGAAGACCTGAAGATTGACCCGATTACAATACGCGAAGTGAATGCCATGGACCCGAATACGAGAACGGTAAACGATTTGGATATCCGCTCCTGCGAATTTAAGGCGACATTAAAATCAGTCCGTGAAAAGAGCGACTGGGAAAATAAATATAAAAAACTCTCGCCCGGCAAAGGAATCGGAATCGGATGCGGCGGATTTGTTTCCGGCGCAGGTTATCCGATATACCGCTCCAAGTTCCCGCATTCAAATGCGATTGTCCGTATCATTGAAGACGGCTCTGTCGCAATACTAGAAATTTCCGCGGCGGAAATCGGGCAGGGAAGCGAGACGGTATTGACGCAAATGTGCGCGGAAGCGCTAGGTATCCCACCGGCTTTGGTACGTATCAAATCATGGAATTCCGATATCGGACCCATAGATCTCGGCGCATATTCATCACGCATCACGCTCATGGGCGGCAATGCGGTCTCTCGCGCCGGACAGGATGTGGTAAAGAAAATCATGCCTTATGCTGCGAAAGTTCTCGGCGTTAGCGAAAGCGAGCTTGTTGCTGAAAACGGAGTTATCAGGCATAAACAGAATAAAGACAAGTTCATGCCCTGGTCGGAAGCGGCAAGGGCGTATTTCTCGGAAAAAGGTCCGCTGGTCGGCACAGGCTGTTATGCGCCGCCCGAAGGCTTGGGCGGAAAATACAAAGGCGCGGCTGTCGGCACCAGTCCCGCATATTCATTCGGCTCATCCGTCTGCGAACTGACCGTTGACTTGGAAACAGGCAAGGTAAAAATCGACAAGTTCACGGATTACCACGACTGCGGCACGCCGGTTAACCCAATGGCCGTGCACGGGCAGGTGGAGGGAGCCATTGTCATGGGAGCAGGTGAAGTCCTTATGGAAGATACGGTTTATGACTCCAAAGGCGAAATCGTCAATCCTAACTTACATGAATATCTCCTAATGACCATCAAAGACGCGCCGGAAATATTCTCCGGCATCGTGGATTCCTATGAACCCGAAGGGCCATTCGGTGCCAAGGAAATCGGCGAAGGCTCAACACTGCCGGTTCTGGGCGCGGTGGCGCATGCGATTGCTAATGCTACAGGCGTTTGGATGAAAGAACTGCCCATTACACCGGAAAAGATAGTCAGGGCATTGCAGGAGAAAAACGCGGGCGATAAAAATATCTGCAAAAAGTGTGATTAA
- a CDS encoding xanthine dehydrogenase family protein subunit M — translation MKILDFELHSVKSLSEACKLLSKYGSSARAIAGGTDLLVDLKEHLISAEHLVSLADIPEAQAITFTKGKLRVGALATLSSVVSNPLIKKHFPALSDTALAMATPQIRNTGTIGGNIASAVPSADIPPALMCANARVITVSPKGKKSIPIREFFIGVRKTVLKKNGIIKEIEIDIPKSNTGISYQKFALREAAALAVVGVAAMIKVERNIIKDACIVLGAVAPTPVIAHQACKYLKGKEPTKANFDQAGVIACDEGKPISDIRASKEYRCHLIGVLTRRALAQAHKRARGSK, via the coding sequence ATGAAAATACTTGATTTTGAATTGCATTCTGTAAAAAGTTTATCTGAAGCTTGTAAGTTACTAAGTAAATACGGCTCGTCCGCCAGAGCTATCGCCGGCGGCACAGACCTTTTGGTTGACCTCAAGGAACATCTGATTTCGGCTGAACACTTGGTTTCGCTTGCCGATATTCCGGAAGCGCAGGCAATCACTTTTACCAAGGGCAAGCTGCGTGTCGGCGCCCTGGCAACCTTAAGCTCCGTGGTATCCAATCCGCTTATTAAAAAGCATTTCCCGGCATTATCCGATACGGCATTAGCTATGGCAACCCCGCAAATCAGGAATACCGGCACGATCGGAGGCAATATCGCCTCGGCCGTCCCTTCTGCGGATATTCCGCCGGCCTTGATGTGCGCGAATGCCCGGGTCATCACGGTAAGTCCTAAGGGAAAAAAGAGTATTCCGATTCGTGAATTCTTCATTGGAGTAAGAAAAACCGTATTGAAAAAAAATGGGATTATTAAAGAAATAGAAATCGACATCCCGAAATCCAATACCGGAATTTCCTACCAGAAATTCGCCCTGCGCGAGGCTGCAGCTTTGGCTGTGGTCGGCGTGGCGGCGATGATAAAAGTCGAACGCAATATTATAAAAGATGCCTGTATTGTCCTGGGGGCAGTGGCGCCGACTCCGGTGATTGCGCATCAGGCTTGCAAATATCTCAAAGGCAAGGAACCGACCAAGGCTAACTTCGACCAGGCCGGAGTGATCGCCTGTGATGAAGGCAAACCGATTTCCGATATCCGTGCTTCAAAAGAATATCGCTGTCATTTAATTGGGGTATTAACCCGTCGTGCTCTTGCTCAGGCACATAAAAGAGCCAGGGGGAGTAAATAA
- a CDS encoding EF2563 family selenium-dependent molybdenum hydroxylase system protein, which translates to MLNKTTRPPKRRIGRASILVRGAGDFATGIIRRLYLAGFKVVATEIEKPLAIRRGVSFSESIYNGSITVEGVTAVCSSLDTFISDWEKNQVPVVIDKDASIRKKHRFDILVDARMMKKPNDTTINDAPVVIGAGPGFSAKGGSASDRETQGNCHAVIESFNGADLGRVIYKGTPAPYTGKPKENDLELCGEDFKNIKVADLVYFASNEGIFKTDYDIGDEINKGDTIARVGEENIVSLASGILRGILHKDVLVRKGTKLIEIDPTKNRDRCFKVSAKANALGGGVLEAVFTLLNKNILL; encoded by the coding sequence ATGCTAAATAAAACTACCCGCCCACCTAAACGGCGGATCGGGCGAGCTTCAATACTCGTCCGCGGTGCCGGAGATTTCGCCACCGGCATTATCCGGCGATTGTATCTTGCCGGATTCAAAGTAGTTGCCACGGAAATAGAAAAGCCCCTGGCAATAAGGCGCGGAGTTTCCTTCTCCGAGTCAATCTACAATGGAAGCATTACCGTAGAAGGCGTTACTGCCGTCTGTTCCTCGCTTGATACTTTTATTAGTGATTGGGAAAAGAATCAAGTGCCCGTCGTTATTGATAAAGATGCCTCTATCAGGAAGAAACACCGGTTTGATATCCTGGTAGATGCACGTATGATGAAGAAGCCAAACGACACAACCATTAATGATGCCCCCGTGGTCATCGGGGCAGGGCCCGGTTTCTCCGCCAAAGGCGGATCCGCCTCGGACAGAGAAACACAAGGAAACTGCCATGCCGTAATAGAAAGCTTTAACGGCGCGGATTTGGGCAGGGTCATATACAAAGGCACGCCTGCGCCTTATACCGGCAAGCCCAAGGAGAACGATTTGGAATTATGCGGGGAAGATTTCAAGAATATCAAAGTTGCCGACCTGGTATATTTCGCATCTAATGAAGGCATCTTTAAAACAGATTATGATATCGGCGACGAAATCAACAAGGGCGATACCATTGCCCGGGTTGGCGAAGAAAACATCGTATCGCTTGCTTCAGGAATCCTCAGGGGAATCCTGCATAAAGACGTATTGGTCCGGAAAGGCACCAAACTGATTGAAATAGACCCGACCAAAAACCGCGACAGGTGTTTCAAGGTAAGCGCCAAAGCCAATGCGCTCGGCGGCGGCGTATTGGAAGCCGTTTTTACATTGCTTAATAAAAATATTTTATTATAA
- a CDS encoding XdhC family protein: protein MPRFYDDYRSALLSGKTFALATVVRIHASSPREPGAKMGVFPDRSIFGTIGGGKLEKMLIDDSLQILKTGKPVLKTYTLLPETKGGIGTECGGTLDIFIDIISAGAKIMLIGAGHISHALAGLAETCGFAVEVVDDRTEFANSERFPRSIIHNTPIKGTDFKSLINSETYVVIVSHSHEIDYEALKATINLPYAYLGMIGSQRKVKVLFSKLLEEGIKQNELDKIHAPIGLDINAETPEEIALSIMAEIVAVKRSGTSTLSMSNKIHAK, encoded by the coding sequence ATGCCGAGATTTTATGATGATTACCGTTCAGCGCTTTTATCCGGTAAGACCTTTGCCTTGGCAACCGTGGTAAGAATCCATGCTTCTTCCCCGCGAGAACCGGGCGCCAAGATGGGTGTCTTCCCGGACCGCTCTATCTTCGGGACTATCGGCGGCGGAAAGCTGGAAAAGATGCTCATTGATGATTCCTTGCAAATCCTCAAAACCGGCAAACCCGTTTTAAAAACATATACGCTTTTGCCGGAAACCAAAGGCGGCATCGGCACGGAATGCGGCGGCACGCTTGATATATTCATAGACATAATCTCAGCCGGAGCAAAGATTATGTTGATTGGCGCAGGGCATATTTCCCATGCCCTGGCAGGATTAGCGGAAACTTGCGGATTTGCCGTTGAGGTTGTGGATGACCGGACCGAATTCGCCAACAGCGAAAGATTCCCTCGCTCTATTATTCATAACACCCCGATAAAAGGCACTGATTTCAAGTCGCTCATAAATTCGGAAACATACGTCGTTATAGTCTCGCACAGCCACGAGATTGACTATGAAGCATTGAAGGCAACAATCAATCTGCCTTACGCTTATTTGGGGATGATAGGCTCCCAGCGCAAGGTAAAGGTGCTCTTTAGCAAACTCCTGGAAGAGGGGATTAAACAGAACGAGTTGGATAAAATCCATGCGCCGATTGGATTGGATATCAATGCCGAAACCCCTGAGGAAATAGCGCTTTCCATCATGGCGGAAATCGTTGCGGTCAAGCGTTCTGGAACTTCAACGCTCAGTATGAGTAATAAAATCCATGCTAAATAA
- the yqeC gene encoding putative selenium-dependent hydroxylase accessory protein YqeC, producing MTNIDKIFSITKGDVVSFVGAGGKTSLITAFAQSLRERFSVAITTTTHMHPVNNSRFQNHLLDNNNSFNTLENLKNKSQIPVFFSSLDSDGKGLPPVAKDIKAIASLFDIVLVEADGARGKSLKIPRAHEPAVPDCSKKVILVVGMDILGKKISDDLVFHPELFKDKGMDSETLITWQVLRDILYASDSYLAKLQGKDIFLALNKSDLVDESATQSAQLMYHENIKSIILSSVTTDGLKSEEVNNSKTPVIGILLAAGQSVRYGSPKLIDTFRSQPLFWHSFKAANGSKLDKLIVVVGEIGDELIKMASNIPDNRAEFIRNPQPSKGMLSSIKIALEKVMRAYPGSAVMIMLADMPYVTSDLINTVLRAFHDSAAPVSSPFIDGRNAHPVIFHPVMFPELLNLKSERGGKEIIMSHPDMINKIMLSSPDSQYDIDTKSDSKGANYHAEIL from the coding sequence ATGACAAACATAGATAAAATATTCTCGATAACCAAAGGCGATGTAGTTTCCTTTGTCGGCGCAGGCGGAAAAACCTCTCTTATCACCGCGTTTGCCCAATCGCTTAGAGAAAGATTTTCGGTCGCCATAACCACCACCACCCATATGCATCCGGTTAATAATAGCCGTTTCCAAAATCATCTGCTAGACAACAATAATTCTTTTAATACATTAGAAAACCTGAAAAACAAGAGCCAAATACCGGTTTTCTTCAGTTCCCTTGATTCGGATGGCAAAGGCTTACCGCCTGTAGCGAAAGACATCAAAGCCATTGCGTCACTCTTTGATATTGTCCTGGTAGAAGCGGACGGTGCTCGCGGAAAATCGCTTAAGATTCCTCGCGCCCATGAACCGGCGGTTCCGGATTGCTCTAAAAAGGTTATCTTAGTCGTCGGAATGGATATACTGGGCAAGAAAATCTCAGACGACCTTGTCTTTCATCCTGAACTATTCAAAGATAAAGGCATGGATTCGGAAACACTAATCACCTGGCAAGTATTGCGGGATATCTTATACGCATCCGATAGTTATCTGGCTAAACTGCAGGGGAAGGATATATTCCTGGCGCTAAATAAATCAGACCTGGTTGATGAATCCGCAACACAATCGGCACAATTAATGTATCACGAAAACATAAAATCAATCATATTATCCAGTGTCACGACTGACGGCTTAAAATCAGAAGAAGTAAATAACAGCAAGACACCGGTAATCGGTATCTTGCTTGCCGCCGGACAATCAGTGCGATACGGTTCGCCCAAATTAATCGATACTTTCCGCTCCCAACCTTTATTCTGGCATTCATTCAAAGCGGCTAATGGAAGCAAGCTGGATAAACTTATCGTGGTGGTCGGCGAGATAGGAGATGAACTGATTAAAATGGCGTCTAACATCCCAGATAACCGAGCTGAATTCATCCGTAATCCCCAGCCGTCCAAAGGCATGTTATCCTCCATCAAAATAGCCCTGGAAAAAGTCATGCGCGCTTATCCCGGCTCTGCCGTAATGATTATGCTTGCCGACATGCCATATGTAACATCGGATTTAATAAATACCGTTTTAAGGGCGTTTCACGATTCCGCGGCGCCTGTATCATCGCCTTTCATCGACGGCCGAAACGCCCATCCGGTTATTTTCCATCCGGTAATGTTCCCGGAACTGCTCAATCTCAAAAGCGAACGTGGCGGCAAGGAAATTATTATGTCGCACCCGGATATGATAAATAAAATCATGCTTAGTTCGCCTGATTCACAATATGATATCGATACCAAATCAGACTCGAAAGGAGCAAACTATCATGCCGAGATTTTATGA
- a CDS encoding transporter has protein sequence MTFQALKTKLKFDRNELAGSFGDIGTDFPLIIGIILASGMNPVSVLVIYGILQIMTGLIYGIPMPVQPLKAMAVIVITQKLGGNILCGAGLAIGVFMLLLSLSGLINFIARVVPLCVVRGIQLGLGIQLATLALKDYVPADGLIGYGIALLSFIIIILLMGNRRYPPALLIIAIGIIYAITLNLNLANIAQGIGLHLPEFHVPAWPDILAGFLILTLPQIPLSIGNSILATQQTARDLFPDKPPLTVRKISLTYSIMNLIAPFFGGIPVCHGAGGMAGHYTFGARTGGAIVIYGLIYLIAGLFFGGVFAEIVNIFPKPMLGVILFFEALALLKLCFGTAFLPIGRAPHSLGDAGDKQQIMLMIMVGLMAVGLPYGYLIGLVVGTILALIWEKSLLKNSTITS, from the coding sequence ATGACATTCCAAGCACTCAAGACCAAGCTCAAGTTTGACCGCAATGAACTTGCCGGAAGCTTCGGAGATATCGGGACCGATTTCCCCTTGATTATCGGCATCATCCTTGCCTCCGGCATGAATCCGGTCAGCGTCCTGGTGATATACGGCATCTTGCAGATAATGACCGGTTTGATTTATGGCATTCCCATGCCGGTCCAGCCATTAAAAGCCATGGCGGTAATCGTCATCACACAAAAACTTGGCGGAAATATCCTTTGCGGAGCAGGGCTTGCCATAGGCGTATTTATGCTGCTCTTGAGCCTATCCGGACTGATTAATTTCATTGCCCGGGTAGTCCCCTTATGCGTTGTCCGCGGCATACAACTGGGACTGGGCATACAACTGGCAACTTTAGCGCTCAAGGATTATGTCCCGGCAGACGGGCTTATCGGATACGGAATCGCATTACTTAGTTTTATCATCATCATTTTACTCATGGGAAACAGAAGGTATCCGCCGGCGCTTCTTATCATAGCCATAGGAATAATCTATGCGATTACCCTTAACCTCAACCTGGCCAATATCGCGCAGGGAATCGGTTTGCACCTGCCGGAATTCCATGTGCCGGCCTGGCCTGATATATTGGCCGGTTTTCTCATTCTCACATTGCCGCAAATTCCTTTGTCTATCGGCAATTCTATCTTAGCCACCCAGCAGACGGCCCGTGATTTATTCCCTGATAAGCCGCCTCTGACGGTCCGTAAAATCAGCCTAACTTATTCCATAATGAATCTCATCGCGCCGTTTTTCGGGGGCATTCCGGTTTGCCACGGAGCCGGCGGCATGGCCGGTCATTACACCTTCGGGGCGCGGACCGGCGGAGCCATTGTCATTTACGGTTTAATATATCTCATCGCGGGTTTATTTTTCGGGGGTGTATTCGCCGAGATTGTTAATATCTTCCCAAAACCCATGCTTGGGGTAATCTTGTTTTTTGAGGCGCTGGCGCTCTTAAAGCTTTGCTTTGGCACGGCATTCCTCCCCATCGGACGTGCACCGCACTCCCTCGGAGACGCCGGCGACAAACAGCAAATTATGCTTATGATTATGGTGGGTTTAATGGCGGTTGGCTTACCCTATGGTTATTTGATAGGGCTTGTCGTGGGAACAATTTTAGCGCTTATATGGGAAAAGAGCTTGCTTAAAAACAGTACTATTACATCATGA
- the pruA gene encoding L-glutamate gamma-semialdehyde dehydrogenase, giving the protein MDKAIFKFESPKNESIYTYAPGSPERGKLVDELERLSKEQIEIPLIINGKEIRTGKTGKVVMPHDHRKTLAVYHQATDKEVKLAIKAALEAKIQWQGISWIERSSIMLRAAELLSERYRYLINAATMLGQGKSVYQAEIDAACETIDYLRFNVYFASEIYQLQPKSDHTQLNRIEYRPLEGFVFTVTPFNFTAIASNLNMSPVLMGNTTVWKPASTSLFSNYYLMKIFQEAGLPPGVVNFVPGSGSVIGNAAVNHPDLSGIHFTGSNGTFNNLWKMAAGNIGTYKSYPRIVGETGGKDFIFVHNSADPVEVATAMVRGGFEYQGQKCSAASRAYIPKYLWNKTKQHLLEMIEEIKVGGVEDMSNFMNAVIDEPSFDNIMRYIKKAKASREAKILAGGTGDKSKGYFIQPTVIEVTDPNFVTMREEIFGPVMSVFVYNDKDFEKTLRICDQTSPYALTGAVFSYDRYALVKACQILRYAAGNFYYNDKPTGAMVGLQPFGGARGSGTNDKAGGALNLTRWTSPRTIKETLVPARDFRYPFMNNE; this is encoded by the coding sequence ATGGACAAGGCTATATTTAAGTTTGAATCCCCTAAGAACGAATCGATTTACACCTATGCCCCGGGCAGTCCGGAAAGAGGGAAACTGGTCGATGAACTGGAAAGGCTAAGCAAAGAGCAAATAGAAATACCGCTCATAATCAACGGGAAGGAAATCCGGACCGGGAAAACCGGCAAGGTCGTCATGCCCCATGACCACAGGAAAACACTGGCGGTTTATCACCAGGCCACGGATAAAGAGGTAAAGCTGGCCATCAAAGCGGCGCTTGAGGCTAAAATCCAGTGGCAAGGCATTTCCTGGATTGAACGCTCTTCTATCATGCTCAGAGCCGCGGAACTCTTATCCGAACGCTATCGTTATCTAATCAACGCCGCCACTATGCTGGGTCAAGGCAAGAGTGTTTACCAGGCGGAAATCGACGCGGCCTGCGAAACGATTGATTACCTGCGTTTCAATGTCTATTTCGCCTCGGAGATTTACCAGCTCCAGCCAAAATCCGACCATACCCAACTCAACCGGATAGAATACCGCCCACTTGAAGGCTTTGTCTTTACCGTCACGCCGTTTAACTTCACGGCGATTGCGTCCAACCTAAACATGTCCCCGGTATTGATGGGCAATACCACAGTCTGGAAACCGGCTTCGACCTCGCTATTTTCCAATTATTACCTCATGAAGATTTTCCAGGAGGCGGGGCTTCCGCCGGGCGTGGTTAATTTCGTCCCGGGCAGTGGCTCGGTAATCGGCAATGCCGCCGTCAACCACCCTGATTTATCGGGCATACACTTTACCGGCTCAAACGGCACTTTTAACAACTTATGGAAAATGGCGGCCGGGAATATCGGGACATACAAATCCTACCCAAGAATCGTCGGGGAAACCGGCGGCAAGGATTTCATCTTCGTCCATAACTCAGCCGACCCGGTGGAAGTTGCCACGGCAATGGTCCGCGGCGGCTTCGAATACCAGGGGCAGAAATGCTCAGCCGCTTCGCGCGCTTACATACCGAAATACCTGTGGAATAAAACGAAACAGCACCTCCTGGAAATGATTGAGGAAATAAAAGTCGGCGGCGTGGAAGATATGTCCAATTTCATGAACGCGGTCATAGACGAGCCTTCCTTTGACAATATCATGCGCTATATCAAGAAAGCCAAGGCTTCGCGTGAGGCGAAAATCCTGGCCGGCGGGACGGGCGATAAATCCAAAGGGTATTTCATCCAGCCGACCGTTATCGAGGTGACCGACCCCAATTTCGTAACCATGCGGGAAGAAATCTTCGGCCCGGTAATGAGCGTTTTCGTCTATAACGATAAGGATTTTGAGAAGACCCTGCGTATTTGCGACCAAACTTCGCCCTATGCCTTAACCGGCGCGGTCTTTTCTTATGACAGGTACGCCCTGGTCAAGGCCTGCCAGATATTGCGCTACGCGGCCGGTAATTTTTATTATAACGACAAGCCGACCGGAGCGATGGTCGGGTTGCAGCCTTTCGGCGGGGCACGCGGATCGGGCACCAATGATAAGGCCGGCGGTGCTTTAAACCTGACACGCTGGACCAGCCCCCGGACGATAAAAGAGACATTAGTGCCGGCCAGGGATTTTAGATATCCTTTTATGAATAATGAATAA